A portion of the Brevundimonas pondensis genome contains these proteins:
- the secB gene encoding protein-export chaperone SecB, which produces MTDATAPADNGQTEPMEVQGQPAGPGFRILAQYVRDLSFENPRAPESLRIEGKPAIDMGVEMNAAGRPDGLFEVDLKLSVKATGDDKNAVFHVELVYGGLFALSGVSPQDIEPLLLIECPRYLFPFARQIIAQATSDGGFYPPFMVDPIDFAAIYVARQQQIASGPADAGQA; this is translated from the coding sequence ACCGCCCCCGCCGACAACGGCCAGACCGAGCCCATGGAAGTCCAGGGCCAACCCGCCGGTCCCGGCTTCCGCATCCTGGCCCAGTATGTCCGCGACCTGTCCTTCGAGAACCCGCGCGCGCCGGAAAGCCTGCGCATCGAGGGCAAGCCCGCCATCGACATGGGCGTGGAGATGAACGCCGCCGGTCGTCCCGACGGCCTGTTCGAAGTCGACCTGAAGCTGTCGGTCAAGGCGACCGGCGACGACAAGAACGCCGTGTTTCACGTGGAACTCGTCTACGGCGGCCTGTTCGCCCTGAGCGGCGTCTCGCCCCAGGACATCGAACCCCTGCTGCTGATCGAGTGCCCGCGCTACCTCTTCCCCTTCGCGCGCCAGATCATCGCCCAGGCCACCTCGGACGGCGGCTTCTACCCGCCCTTCATGGTCGACCCGATCGACTTCGCCGCCATCTACGTCGCCCGCCAGCAGCAGATCGCCAGCGGTCCCGCCGACGCCGGTCAGGCATAA